One segment of Thermonema lapsum DNA contains the following:
- a CDS encoding M16 family metallopeptidase, with translation MRKNNMLLLLLLLMGSTWFPCMGQMKIEFQEYDLSNGLHVILYPRPDVPVVAVGMMYHVGSKNEDPERTGFAHFFEHLMFEGSKYIERGELDKLLTEAGATYNANTWYDRTYYYEVLPANQLNLALWIEAERLRHAKVDKKGIETQREVVKEERRLRVDNQPYGRLIEETMKRMYKKHPYRWPVIGYMEHLEAASEEDFKDFYKTFYVPNNATLAVAGNFDPETVKRTIDIYFGDIPKGKKVPRPQVEEPPLGSEVRDVVYDNVQLPAVVHAFRTPSIKDPDYYAVNMLMQLLSQGESSRLSRYVKNEKRKALAVGAFPFGLEDSPSVSIIFGIANAGVSPEELEAAMEEEYEKIKKEGISFQEFQKLRNQLETEFYTRNSTMEGIAESLANYHTFFGDANLINTEIQQYLKVTPADIKRVANQYLVKENRVSLYWLPKSEEQSK, from the coding sequence ATGAGAAAAAACAATATGCTCCTTCTGCTGCTTCTACTGATGGGAAGCACGTGGTTCCCTTGCATGGGGCAAATGAAAATAGAATTTCAGGAATATGACTTGTCCAACGGCTTGCATGTGATTCTATATCCACGCCCTGACGTGCCTGTGGTAGCTGTAGGCATGATGTATCATGTAGGCTCGAAAAACGAAGACCCCGAACGTACAGGCTTCGCCCACTTTTTTGAGCACCTAATGTTCGAGGGTTCGAAATACATAGAACGTGGCGAGTTGGATAAGCTGCTTACCGAAGCAGGGGCTACTTACAATGCCAACACTTGGTATGACCGCACTTATTACTATGAAGTGCTGCCTGCCAATCAGCTGAACCTTGCCCTTTGGATTGAAGCTGAGCGCTTGCGTCATGCCAAAGTAGATAAGAAAGGCATAGAAACCCAGCGCGAAGTGGTGAAAGAGGAGCGCCGCTTGCGGGTGGACAACCAACCCTATGGGCGACTGATAGAGGAAACTATGAAGCGCATGTACAAAAAGCATCCTTACCGTTGGCCTGTGATAGGCTACATGGAACACTTGGAAGCTGCCAGCGAAGAAGATTTTAAAGACTTCTACAAAACCTTTTATGTGCCCAACAATGCCACACTGGCTGTTGCTGGTAACTTTGACCCCGAGACCGTAAAGCGTACTATCGATATCTATTTTGGCGATATACCCAAAGGCAAAAAAGTGCCTCGTCCGCAGGTAGAAGAGCCCCCTTTGGGTAGCGAAGTGCGCGATGTGGTTTATGACAACGTACAACTGCCCGCCGTAGTGCATGCTTTTCGCACTCCCTCCATCAAAGACCCTGATTATTATGCCGTCAACATGCTGATGCAGCTGCTTTCGCAAGGGGAGAGCTCCCGTTTGAGCCGTTATGTGAAGAACGAAAAGCGCAAGGCATTGGCAGTAGGCGCATTTCCTTTCGGTTTGGAAGACAGCCCCTCGGTATCTATCATCTTTGGCATTGCCAATGCCGGTGTAAGCCCCGAAGAGCTGGAGGCTGCCATGGAAGAAGAGTATGAAAAAATCAAAAAAGAAGGCATCTCTTTCCAAGAGTTCCAAAAGCTGCGCAACCAGCTGGAAACTGAGTTCTATACACGCAATAGTACTATGGAGGGCATCGCCGAAAGCCTTGCCAATTATCATACCTTCTTTGGGGATGCTAATCTCATCAATACCGAAATACAGCAATATCTAAAAGTAACCCCCGCAGACATCAAGCGTGTAGCCAATCAGTATTTGGTTAAAGAAAATCGTGTAAGCCTGTATTGGTTGCCTAAATCAGAAGAACAATCTAAATAA
- a CDS encoding M16 family metallopeptidase translates to MNKKIFLSLTLLCLAFVAAWAQGRKYPTSPPKAEGFPALQLKPYQSFTTPNGLKVFVIEDNTLPKVTIYTVFDYPPVKQGDKAGFLDMFGELIKAGTENKDKAKIDELIDFYGASINFDSRYFSVFTLKKYLPIILELTSEILLKPTFPEEELEKIRERTLSSLKSVQDSPDQIANNLRLRLSFGDGHPYGEVATPQTVKNITREDFVKFYQTYYRPNVAYMAFVGNISLEEVKSLVEKYFGNWEKGDVPLEYLPVPQPPKATQVAIAEKAGAVQSVLRLTYPVKYTLADKNYLVARLANQILGGNANARLFRNLREDKGYTYGAYSRLVADRWAGYFIASVDVRNAVTDSAMVEMIKEMERMRNEVVSEEELRRAKNTLIGSFARSLESPETIAQFAINTAIYNLPADYYSTYIPRLEAIKAQEVQFVARQYLLPSNAYIIGVGDIEVLKSKLARFGPVKRYDVFGNEYKGIAPSTLEGVTATSVINQYLQAVARNRNIAGIRTLQENNTFTIQGLKIETETVRTLGAFETKVKTPFGLQVIRYDGKKVLTKTPQEENIIDAPENETYKRLKSGAYVILERDYQKLGYKASLTDAKMLDGKVALEITYESPDGVKEKRYYDKETGLLMQVIAADGNTVKYTQYAEVDGMMLPTKAELSIMGQTAETSITYRINPDVKIEPIP, encoded by the coding sequence ATGAACAAGAAGATATTCCTCTCGCTCACATTATTGTGCCTGGCTTTTGTGGCAGCTTGGGCACAAGGTCGCAAGTACCCTACCTCGCCCCCTAAAGCTGAGGGGTTCCCTGCGCTTCAGCTCAAGCCCTATCAGTCTTTTACTACGCCCAATGGCTTGAAAGTCTTCGTTATTGAAGACAACACCTTGCCTAAGGTCACGATTTATACTGTATTTGACTATCCGCCGGTGAAACAGGGCGACAAAGCCGGCTTTTTAGATATGTTTGGTGAGCTTATCAAAGCGGGTACCGAAAACAAAGATAAAGCCAAAATAGATGAATTGATTGACTTCTACGGTGCCAGTATCAATTTTGACAGCAGATACTTTTCTGTGTTTACCCTGAAAAAATACTTGCCTATTATTTTGGAGCTTACTTCCGAAATTCTACTTAAACCCACCTTCCCTGAAGAAGAACTGGAAAAAATAAGAGAGCGCACACTCTCAAGCTTGAAGTCGGTGCAAGACTCGCCCGACCAGATTGCCAACAACCTGCGCCTTCGCTTGTCTTTTGGCGATGGGCACCCCTATGGCGAGGTGGCTACCCCACAAACTGTAAAGAACATCACCCGCGAAGACTTTGTGAAGTTTTATCAAACTTACTATCGCCCCAACGTGGCTTATATGGCATTTGTAGGCAATATTAGTCTGGAGGAAGTCAAAAGCTTGGTGGAAAAGTATTTTGGCAACTGGGAGAAAGGGGATGTACCGCTTGAGTACTTGCCGGTGCCACAACCACCTAAAGCTACGCAGGTGGCGATTGCTGAAAAGGCAGGGGCTGTGCAAAGCGTTCTGCGTCTGACTTATCCCGTAAAATATACCTTGGCAGACAAAAACTACTTGGTAGCCCGTCTGGCAAATCAGATATTGGGAGGCAATGCCAATGCGCGCCTTTTCCGCAACTTACGTGAAGACAAAGGCTATACCTACGGAGCTTACTCGCGTTTGGTAGCTGACCGCTGGGCTGGCTACTTTATTGCTTCTGTCGATGTGCGCAATGCCGTTACCGACAGTGCTATGGTGGAGATGATTAAAGAAATGGAGCGTATGCGCAACGAGGTGGTATCGGAAGAAGAGCTGCGTCGTGCTAAGAACACATTGATAGGAAGCTTTGCCCGCTCATTGGAAAGCCCCGAAACCATAGCACAGTTTGCCATCAATACGGCTATTTACAACCTGCCCGCCGACTACTACAGTACTTACATTCCCCGCTTGGAGGCTATCAAAGCACAAGAAGTGCAGTTTGTGGCAAGGCAATACCTCTTGCCTTCGAATGCCTACATTATAGGTGTCGGTGATATCGAAGTGCTGAAAAGCAAACTTGCTCGCTTTGGACCTGTCAAGCGCTACGATGTTTTTGGCAACGAATATAAGGGCATCGCTCCATCGACGCTGGAGGGAGTTACTGCCACTTCGGTTATCAATCAGTATTTGCAGGCAGTGGCTAGGAATCGCAATATCGCCGGCATACGCACCTTGCAGGAGAATAACACTTTTACCATTCAGGGCTTGAAGATAGAGACTGAAACCGTACGTACTTTGGGGGCTTTTGAAACAAAAGTGAAGACTCCTTTCGGTTTACAAGTGATTCGTTATGACGGCAAAAAGGTGCTTACCAAAACCCCGCAAGAGGAAAACATTATTGATGCTCCGGAAAACGAAACCTATAAACGCTTGAAATCAGGCGCTTATGTCATCTTGGAACGCGACTATCAGAAGTTGGGATATAAAGCTTCTTTGACCGATGCCAAGATGTTAGATGGCAAGGTAGCGTTGGAAATTACCTACGAATCGCCCGATGGCGTAAAAGAAAAACGCTATTATGACAAAGAAACCGGCTTATTGATGCAGGTTATTGCTGCCGATGGCAATACCGTAAAATATACCCAATATGCCGAAGTGGACGGAATGATGTTGCCTACTAAGGCAGAATTGAGCATCATGGGGCAAACAGCCGAGACAAGCATAACCTACCGAATCAACCCGGATGTTAAAATTGAACCTATCCCCTAA
- the lnt gene encoding apolipoprotein N-acyltransferase, which yields MNSTATDKSSMKQSVVTKMPLLHAYAYAALSALLLSMAWYVPYLHLSIFLAFVPLLLLLRAYRMKLLTAKHLLAASYVAFLLWNVATTWWIWNASAGGAVGAWLANALLMCLPMAVAASVARKAEPLYVHLVWVLAYLSFEYFHLNWELSWPWLQLGNAFALAPAWVQWYEFTGVLGGSLWVLLTNLLTLHIFTSRLPHNRRVYAFYSFLLIALPIGISYWLGARYKEKGTAIEIVVMQPNIDPYQEKFPDSPHFIPFVEQIRRFMDLSQQQITPNTRLILWPETAIDDALWEENIHQYAVIRQLKNFMGRYAQVGLITGLTTARFYKNELPPVTARYQEGLGYYDVFNTAMFLKQDTLAFYHKSKLVPMVEAMPYPAVFRWLSGLVIDLGGTSGGYGKQAERTIFVDGDARYAPIICFESVFGEYVGEYVNKGANLLCIITNDGWWGDTPGYKQHMRYACLRAIEHRRAIARCANTGISAFISAKGEVLQATPYWVPTAIRGSLRLNNERTFYSRYGDYLGRLAAFVLIALWLSLWVRHWRFSSLTKKKQS from the coding sequence ATGAACTCAACTGCAACTGATAAGTCATCAATGAAACAGAGCGTAGTTACTAAGATGCCCTTGCTGCATGCATATGCTTATGCGGCTTTGTCAGCTCTTTTGCTCTCTATGGCATGGTATGTACCTTACCTGCATCTAAGCATCTTTTTGGCTTTTGTTCCTCTTTTACTTCTTCTTCGGGCTTATAGAATGAAGCTGCTTACAGCCAAACACCTGTTGGCAGCTTCTTACGTTGCCTTTTTGCTGTGGAATGTAGCTACTACTTGGTGGATATGGAATGCCAGTGCCGGCGGGGCAGTGGGGGCATGGCTGGCAAATGCCTTGCTTATGTGTTTGCCTATGGCAGTAGCAGCGAGCGTGGCGCGTAAGGCGGAGCCCCTGTACGTACATCTTGTTTGGGTGCTTGCTTATTTGTCTTTTGAGTATTTTCATCTCAACTGGGAGTTGAGCTGGCCCTGGTTGCAGTTGGGCAACGCTTTTGCTTTGGCGCCTGCTTGGGTGCAATGGTATGAGTTTACCGGAGTATTAGGGGGCTCTCTCTGGGTGCTGTTGACCAACCTCTTAACTCTGCACATATTCACGAGTCGTCTGCCTCACAATCGCCGAGTATATGCTTTCTATAGCTTCTTGCTCATAGCCCTTCCAATAGGTATTTCTTATTGGCTGGGTGCTCGTTACAAAGAAAAAGGCACAGCCATAGAGATAGTGGTGATGCAGCCCAACATCGACCCTTACCAAGAGAAATTCCCAGACAGCCCGCATTTCATTCCCTTTGTCGAGCAAATTCGCCGTTTTATGGACTTATCGCAGCAGCAAATCACGCCGAACACGCGGCTGATTCTATGGCCCGAAACCGCTATTGACGACGCTTTGTGGGAGGAAAATATCCATCAATATGCTGTGATTCGTCAATTGAAAAATTTCATGGGGCGTTATGCGCAAGTGGGGCTTATTACGGGGCTTACTACCGCCCGCTTCTACAAAAATGAGCTTCCGCCTGTTACTGCACGTTATCAAGAGGGGCTGGGGTATTACGACGTGTTCAATACTGCTATGTTTTTGAAACAAGACACGTTGGCTTTTTATCATAAGTCCAAGTTGGTGCCGATGGTAGAGGCAATGCCTTATCCGGCTGTTTTTCGTTGGTTGTCCGGCTTGGTCATAGACTTGGGGGGCACTTCTGGAGGGTATGGAAAACAGGCAGAGCGGACTATCTTTGTAGATGGCGATGCTCGTTATGCGCCAATCATATGCTTTGAGTCTGTCTTTGGCGAATATGTGGGCGAGTATGTGAACAAAGGGGCTAATCTGTTGTGTATCATTACCAACGACGGCTGGTGGGGCGACACGCCAGGATATAAACAGCACATGCGTTATGCTTGCTTGCGTGCCATAGAGCACCGGCGTGCGATAGCCCGTTGCGCCAACACCGGCATATCTGCCTTCATTAGCGCTAAAGGGGAGGTACTGCAGGCGACGCCCTATTGGGTGCCTACGGCAATTCGAGGCAGCTTGAGATTGAACAACGAACGCACTTTTTACAGCCGCTATGGCGACTATTTGGGGCGTTTGGCTGCCTTTGTTTTGATTGCTTTGTGGTTGTCGCTTTGGGTGAGGCATTGGCGTTTTTCAAGCCTCACAAAAAAGAAGCAGTCATAG
- a CDS encoding vWA domain-containing protein, producing the protein MSHFLFSRYLNKQNKKSPKATFEQLLKIFLELINITGGNVAEALAWLNNLDSKYGLTDDSYGMGDFIEDLKKKGYIKEEQVGGKWIITPKSERTIRQQALEEIFGKLKRGKSGNHRTTYDGSNSGEALPELRPYEFGDDLQQLALTESLRNAYIHHGIDDFLLTQDDLEVREQEQYVQTSTVLMIDVSHSMILYGEDRITPAKKVAMALAELIMRKYPKDTLDIIAFGNDAWQISIKELPYLQVGPFHTNTVAGLELAMDLLRRRKTPNKQIFMITDGKPTCIKEGIRYYKNSFGLDRKILNKTLNLAKQCRRLGIPITTFMIATDPYLQEFVRKFTQVNGGRAYYSSLQGLGDYLFEDYQRNRRRYMRGGS; encoded by the coding sequence ATGAGCCATTTTCTATTCTCTCGCTACTTGAATAAACAGAATAAAAAATCGCCCAAAGCCACCTTCGAGCAGCTGTTGAAGATTTTTCTGGAATTGATAAACATCACCGGGGGCAATGTGGCTGAAGCCTTGGCTTGGTTGAACAACCTCGACAGCAAGTACGGACTTACCGATGATAGCTACGGCATGGGCGACTTCATCGAAGACCTCAAGAAGAAAGGCTATATCAAAGAAGAACAGGTGGGCGGAAAATGGATTATCACGCCTAAGAGCGAGCGTACCATCCGCCAGCAAGCGCTCGAAGAGATATTCGGCAAGTTGAAACGAGGCAAAAGCGGAAATCATAGAACGACTTATGACGGAAGCAATTCAGGAGAGGCGTTGCCGGAGTTGCGTCCCTATGAGTTTGGTGATGACTTGCAGCAACTGGCATTGACCGAGTCGCTGCGCAATGCCTATATACATCATGGCATTGATGACTTCCTACTCACACAAGACGACTTAGAAGTGCGCGAGCAGGAGCAGTATGTGCAAACCTCCACCGTGCTGATGATAGACGTGTCCCATTCCATGATTTTATATGGTGAAGACCGCATCACGCCTGCCAAAAAAGTGGCAATGGCACTGGCAGAGTTAATTATGCGAAAGTATCCCAAAGACACTTTGGATATTATTGCTTTTGGCAACGACGCATGGCAGATTTCCATCAAAGAATTGCCTTACTTGCAAGTAGGTCCTTTCCATACGAATACGGTGGCAGGTTTGGAGTTGGCTATGGACCTGCTCCGACGCCGAAAAACACCCAACAAGCAGATTTTTATGATTACCGATGGCAAACCTACTTGCATCAAAGAGGGCATCCGCTACTACAAAAATAGCTTTGGATTGGACAGAAAAATATTGAACAAAACGCTCAATTTGGCGAAGCAATGTCGCCGGCTGGGAATTCCCATCACCACTTTTATGATTGCTACCGACCCTTATTTGCAAGAATTCGTGCGTAAGTTCACGCAGGTGAATGGGGGCAGGGCTTATTACAGCTCGCTGCAGGGTTTGGGCGACTACCTGTTTGAAGATTATCAGCGCAACCGCCGTCGCTACATGCGGGGTGGTAGCTGA
- a CDS encoding arsenate-mycothiol transferase ArsC has product MHFFIVAALHVFITMLYPSIEQYLLQRRNEWSQIDSERKAQLRAFAEQIQKLHDKQGEVPIIFICTHNSRRSHFAQVWMSVAAYRAGLDYIRCYSGGTEATACNPRTIAALQRAGFQITTLQEGDNPKYQIRFSDDAQPIIAYSKVYDTAENPQHGFIAVMTCSQADEACPAVRGATARVAIPYEDPKKADGSPQEASTYDERCAQIAREMLYVVSLLSGQ; this is encoded by the coding sequence ATGCACTTTTTTATTGTTGCTGCACTTCACGTATTCATAACTATGTTGTATCCATCTATTGAACAGTACCTTCTGCAACGACGCAATGAATGGTCGCAAATCGACAGCGAGCGCAAAGCACAACTGCGTGCTTTTGCAGAGCAGATTCAAAAGCTGCACGATAAACAAGGTGAAGTACCCATCATCTTTATTTGTACCCATAACTCGCGACGTAGCCACTTTGCACAAGTATGGATGAGTGTAGCTGCCTACCGAGCAGGACTTGACTATATCCGTTGCTATTCCGGTGGCACCGAAGCTACTGCCTGCAATCCGCGCACCATCGCTGCCCTACAGCGCGCAGGCTTCCAAATAACTACACTTCAAGAGGGGGACAACCCAAAATATCAAATTCGCTTTTCTGACGATGCTCAGCCTATCATAGCTTATTCGAAAGTATATGACACAGCCGAAAACCCTCAACATGGCTTCATAGCTGTCATGACCTGCTCACAAGCCGATGAGGCATGCCCGGCTGTACGAGGTGCTACTGCACGCGTAGCTATTCCCTACGAAGACCCCAAAAAGGCAGATGGAAGCCCACAAGAAGCCAGCACCTATGATGAACGCTGCGCTCAAATAGCCCGTGAGATGCTTTATGTGGTCTCCTTGCTTTCAGGGCAGTGA
- a CDS encoding PAS domain-containing protein produces MEKILSDILKGLGQLFRVNSIRGRILLGGITAVLVLLLFSTLLSVRLRVIIDKSHTLNRLYHPTNYYTLQLGQGVNGLMSQLHALVYPPTLSISNQENQTLRQYKDTQVQASFEQLRQLIKQQNSPELDAILETLSNQMEHFNQLVEDAISLNKESNRQYLYNSQAISALQSGQSDEDIRLQSMRATTIFNFKLAFLVNGSLREAQNSIDVSLEKLIRANNRTIRQLDEELLRESTQFNWIEGVAIVATLFLILLVMTNVIRLINRDLVRIQVQSKQLSSGDIPQATYTRSQELNPIATELNTLAKRLKQLKEYALQVAQGNYDQYEELFPQKSELGAALHKMQEGLQSISEQEALRAWRNEGLALFSSILRETGDLEKLGNSLIKNLVQRLQANQGGLFIATGEEVGKEDKLVLIGCYAYNKQKYLTKEIKIGEGLLGRVWKEGKSIYITNIPPKYLEIRSGLGGASPQYLFIAPLKGGDKVEGVIEIASFHEIPQAYRDFVEELSESIATTFANLKAAQRTQKLLQELREANELMRERDEEMRQNLEELQATQEEVERARREIAAKEGNLKALLNNTSDAIMALDMHYRITFINNVMKRLYESFGVYLDEGRILEEPLPGLSWQETQREVKRTLQGERVMLFTEQSMRGEVYHYEIHLNPIYNERQRVYGISVFITDITQQRKAELELRTKEANLNSLINNTEDSIVAVDRDFKILVFNEEFNRRRQGVPVKEGDDFLMFIPAERREEWRLWLERAFRGERFQKIIKRETDKRTIYREYSFNPIFNEKGEVIGASVFSKDITEAKMAEAENQRIIQQLFEQRTQLKARIEELEKQLAELQSSS; encoded by the coding sequence ATGGAAAAAATACTAAGCGATATATTGAAAGGGCTGGGTCAGCTGTTTAGAGTCAACTCCATTCGTGGACGCATCCTCTTGGGTGGCATCACTGCCGTATTGGTACTATTGCTGTTCAGTACGCTGTTGAGTGTGCGCCTTCGTGTCATTATTGACAAAAGCCACACACTCAACCGCCTTTATCACCCTACCAACTACTATACATTGCAGTTGGGTCAAGGAGTGAACGGTTTAATGAGCCAATTACACGCTTTGGTGTATCCACCTACTCTAAGCATCTCCAACCAAGAAAACCAGACACTGCGCCAATACAAGGACACACAGGTGCAAGCCTCTTTTGAGCAGCTACGGCAACTGATAAAACAGCAGAATTCACCAGAATTGGATGCCATCCTCGAGACACTCAGCAACCAAATGGAGCACTTCAACCAGCTGGTAGAAGACGCCATAAGCCTCAACAAGGAAAGCAACCGCCAGTACCTATACAATAGCCAAGCCATCAGCGCACTACAAAGCGGACAAAGCGACGAAGACATCCGCCTACAGTCGATGCGGGCTACTACCATCTTCAACTTCAAACTTGCCTTCTTGGTCAATGGCTCATTGCGCGAAGCACAAAACAGCATCGACGTTTCTTTGGAAAAACTCATTAGAGCCAATAACCGCACCATCCGTCAGTTAGACGAAGAGCTGCTGCGCGAAAGCACACAATTCAATTGGATAGAAGGTGTGGCAATCGTAGCTACCTTGTTTTTGATTTTGTTGGTAATGACCAACGTCATACGTCTTATCAACAGAGATTTGGTGCGCATTCAGGTACAAAGCAAGCAGCTGAGCAGTGGCGACATACCCCAAGCAACCTACACCCGCAGTCAAGAGCTAAACCCTATTGCAACCGAATTGAACACCTTAGCCAAGCGGCTCAAGCAACTTAAAGAGTATGCCCTGCAGGTAGCACAAGGTAATTACGACCAGTACGAGGAACTCTTTCCTCAAAAAAGTGAACTGGGTGCGGCGCTGCATAAGATGCAAGAGGGCTTGCAATCTATATCGGAGCAAGAAGCCTTGCGCGCTTGGCGCAACGAAGGGCTTGCTTTGTTCTCGAGCATCTTGCGCGAAACCGGTGATTTGGAAAAATTAGGCAATAGCCTCATCAAAAACTTGGTGCAACGCCTGCAAGCAAATCAAGGGGGCTTGTTTATTGCCACCGGCGAAGAGGTCGGAAAAGAAGACAAATTGGTACTTATCGGCTGCTATGCCTACAACAAGCAGAAGTATCTAACCAAAGAAATAAAAATAGGCGAAGGACTATTAGGGCGTGTGTGGAAAGAAGGTAAATCAATTTATATTACAAACATCCCCCCCAAATACCTCGAAATCCGTTCCGGCTTGGGAGGTGCCAGTCCCCAATACCTGTTCATAGCCCCCCTAAAAGGAGGCGATAAAGTAGAAGGTGTCATAGAGATAGCCTCCTTTCATGAAATACCACAAGCCTACCGTGACTTTGTGGAAGAATTGAGCGAAAGTATAGCCACCACCTTTGCCAACCTGAAAGCCGCACAACGCACCCAAAAACTACTGCAGGAACTGCGCGAAGCCAACGAGCTCATGCGAGAGCGCGACGAAGAGATGCGCCAAAACTTGGAAGAGCTGCAAGCTACCCAAGAGGAAGTAGAACGGGCACGGCGTGAAATTGCCGCCAAAGAAGGCAACCTCAAAGCCTTACTTAACAACACCTCTGACGCCATTATGGCTTTGGACATGCACTATCGCATTACGTTTATCAACAATGTGATGAAGCGTCTTTATGAATCCTTTGGCGTTTACTTAGACGAAGGGCGCATCCTTGAAGAACCTCTACCCGGGCTTAGCTGGCAAGAAACCCAACGCGAAGTAAAAAGGACTTTGCAAGGCGAACGCGTCATGCTATTTACGGAGCAAAGCATGCGTGGGGAAGTGTATCATTACGAAATCCATCTCAATCCCATATACAATGAGCGGCAGCGTGTGTACGGCATCTCCGTATTCATCACCGACATCACCCAGCAGCGAAAAGCCGAACTGGAGCTGCGTACTAAAGAAGCAAATCTCAACTCGCTTATTAACAACACCGAAGACTCCATCGTAGCAGTAGATAGGGATTTTAAAATATTGGTTTTCAATGAGGAGTTTAACCGCAGACGCCAAGGAGTGCCTGTAAAAGAAGGCGATGATTTCCTTATGTTCATCCCTGCCGAGCGGCGTGAAGAGTGGCGTTTATGGTTAGAACGAGCCTTCCGAGGCGAGCGCTTTCAGAAAATCATCAAACGTGAAACCGATAAACGCACCATCTACAGAGAATACTCTTTCAACCCCATCTTCAATGAAAAAGGCGAAGTAATAGGCGCTTCTGTCTTTTCAAAAGATATTACCGAAGCCAAAATGGCAGAAGCAGAGAATCAGCGCATTATACAACAGCTTTTTGAACAGCGCACTCAACTCAAAGCACGCATAGAAGAACTCGAAAAGCAATTGGCAGAATTACAAAGCTCTTCATAA
- the tpiA gene encoding triose-phosphate isomerase yields the protein MRKKIVAGNWKMNTTLAEGQALASEIIHMVEDETDRSVQVVLIPPFTHLYPINKLIGSLRKKHIYLGAQDCSAHEKGAYTGEVSAAMLQSVGVDYVIVGHSERREYHAENHALLAQKARRVLEHGMQLIFCCGEPLSVREAGNYLEYVEAQLRESLFELEADLWEHIVIAYEPVWAIGTGKTATPEQAQEVHAYIRSLIAERYDKALAHEVSILYGGSCKPENAAELFAQADIDGGLIGGASLKSRSFVDIIKACQ from the coding sequence ATGAGAAAAAAAATAGTAGCTGGAAACTGGAAGATGAACACTACGCTTGCAGAAGGGCAAGCCTTGGCATCTGAGATAATTCACATGGTGGAAGACGAAACCGACCGAAGCGTACAGGTGGTGCTAATTCCGCCTTTTACTCATCTGTATCCCATCAATAAACTCATCGGTTCTTTACGAAAAAAGCATATTTATTTGGGTGCCCAAGACTGTTCGGCACATGAAAAAGGGGCTTATACCGGAGAAGTATCGGCGGCTATGTTGCAATCGGTAGGGGTCGATTATGTGATTGTTGGGCACAGCGAGCGCCGCGAATATCATGCAGAAAACCATGCGCTGTTGGCTCAAAAAGCACGCCGGGTGCTGGAGCACGGCATGCAGCTTATCTTTTGTTGTGGAGAGCCCTTGAGTGTGCGGGAGGCAGGCAACTACCTGGAATACGTAGAAGCGCAACTGCGTGAGAGTTTATTCGAACTGGAAGCAGACCTTTGGGAACACATAGTGATTGCTTATGAGCCAGTATGGGCAATAGGTACGGGTAAGACTGCCACACCAGAGCAGGCACAGGAGGTGCATGCCTACATACGAAGCCTGATTGCAGAGCGCTACGACAAAGCACTTGCACACGAAGTGAGCATATTGTACGGAGGCAGTTGCAAGCCTGAAAATGCCGCAGAGCTCTTTGCCCAAGCTGACATCGACGGTGGATTGATTGGAGGGGCTTCGCTCAAATCGCGTAGTTTTGTAGATATCATCAAAGCATGCCAGTAA